Part of the Thermodesulfobacteriota bacterium genome, GGGCAATCCCGATCACCGACGCGCAGTCCGGCCGGTTGGGGGTGAGATCCACCTCAATAAGCCAGTCGTCCAGACCCAGAGCCGTGGCCAGGGGCTGCCCTGGCCTGCAGGTCGGTGGCAGCTCCAGAAGGCCGGTCGCGTCATCCCCCAGGCCCAGCTCCTTGGCTGAGCACAGCATGCCCGCCGAGGCCCGACCTCGGATCTCCACGGCGGACACCCGACGGCCATCCGCCAGCACCGCCTCCGGCAAGGCGAGGGGCGCCAAGAGGCCGGGGCGGGCATTGGCCGCACCGCAGACGACCGGCAAGGCCGTGCCCTCGATCGCCACCCGGCACAACGCCAGACGTTCCGCGCTGGGATGGCGGCTCACCTCCAGGATCTGGCCCACCACCACGTTGTCCAGGGCCGGAGCCAGATGACTGATCGACTCCACCTCCAGGCCGCGCATGGTCAGGCCGTCAGCCACAGCCGCCGGCGACAACGGGGTGTCCACGTACTCCTTGAGCCAGTTGATGGTGAACTTCATGCCGTTGCCAGGGGGGGCCACGCCACCAAGGAGGTCCTGGACGCACCCCGGTGGCTGGCCTCGTTCAGAATTGGGTCAGGAAGCGCAGGTCGTTTTCGTAGAAAAGCCTGATGTCATCGATGCCGTACCGGAGCATGGCAATCCGCTCGATCCCCAGGCCGAAGGCCAAGCCACTCACTTCCTCCGGATCGTAGCCTACCATCCGGAAGACCTCCGGATCGATCAGGCCGGCGCCCAGGATTTCCAGCCAGCCCGTCGTCTTGCACACCCGACAGCCTTTGCCGCCGCAGATGACGCAAGCGATGTCCACCTCAACGGACGGCTCCGTGAAGGGGAAGAAACTAGGCCGAAAGCGCAAGGCGATGTCCGGGGCGAACATGCGCTGGCAGAAAAGCGAGAGGAGTCCCTTGAGGTCCCCGAAGGAGACTCGGCGGTCCACCAGGAATCCTTCCACCTGATGGAACATGGGGGTATGGGTGATGTCGGAGTCGCAGCGGTAGACCTTGCCCGGCGCGATCATCCTCAACGGGGGCCGACGCGCCTGCATGGCCCGGATCTGCATGGGGGAGGTGTGGGTGCGCAGGAGCACCCCCTCCCCCAGGTAGAAGGTGTCGTGCATGTCCCGGGCCGGGTGGTGGGGCGGAATATTGAGGGCCTCGAAGTTGTAGAAATCCAGCTCGACGTCCGGTCCCTCGGCCACCGAAAAACCCAGATCGGTGAAAATGGAGCACACCTCCTCCAGGACCTGGGACACCGGATGGCGCCGTCCCAACGGCATGCCCCGCCCGGGCAAGGAGCGATCCAGCAGCGGCCCTGTCGATACCGGCGCGGGGGCGGTGCTGGCCATGGTCAGCCGCTCGGCCAGCAGCCCTTCCAGCTCCGCCTTGATCGTATTGGCCAATTGCCCCAGGCGAGGCCGTTCGGCGGCGGGCGCCTTGCCCAGCTCCCGAAGAGCGGCGGTCAGAAGGCCCTTGCGGCCCAGGAAACGGATCCGCGCCTCCTCCACGGCCTCCGGCCCCGTGGCTGCAGCGATGGCCTCCCGGGCTTGGATCCGCAAAGCAGCCAGACCCGCCTCCAGGTCCGAAGGTCCGGCCGGGACAGTGATCTTGGGGCTCACGACAGGTCGGTTCAGGAGGCGAAGCTTTGGGAGGCCAACTGGGCCAGTTGGCCGAAGGAGGCCGGATCCACCAGGGCCAAGTGGGCCAGAACCTTGCGGTCCAGCTCGACATTGGCCTTCTTGAGCCCGCCCATGAACCGGCTGTAGGAAAGACCATGCAGGGCTGCTCCGGCGCCGATCCGGACGATCCACAGCCGGCGGAAATCCCGCTTGCGCTGCCGTCGATCCCGGTACGCATACACCAGGGCCCGATCCACCGTCTCGGTGGCGGTCCGGTACAAACGGCTGCGGCCGCCCCGGTAGCCCTTGGCCAGCTTCAGCACCTTGTTGCGTCTTTGGCGGGCTTTGAAGCCCCGCTTGACTCGTGGCATGAGTGCACCCCTTTTCTCAGACGTACGGCAGAAGCCGCTTGAGGCCTCGACGGTTGGCGTCGTCCACCACCTCGGCCTTGCGCAGCCCGCGCTTGCGCTTGGTGGTCTTCTTGGTGAGGATGTGGCTGTGGTTGGCCTTGCTGGCCATCATCTGGCCGCCACCGGTAGGCCGGAACCTCTTGGCAGCGCCGCGGTTGGTCTTCATCTTCGGCATGGATCATCACTCCTGTCGGACCGTGTCCCCAGGGGACGGGGACGACCGGCGGTATTTAGTGCTTGGGGCCCAGGAACATGGCCATCTGCCGGCCCTCCATCTTCGGTGGCTGCACCACCACCCCGACGTCGGCAATGGCCTCCCCGACTTTGGTGAGGAGCTGCATCCCGTACTGATCGGCGTAGGCGATCTCCCGGCCCCGGAAGCGCAAGGTCACCTTGACCTTGTTCTTCTGCTCCAGAAACTTGCGGATGTTACGGATCTTGAAGGCCAGATCGTGCTCCTCGGTCTTGGGCCGGAACTTGATCTCCTTGACCTCCACCACCGTCTGCTTCTTCTTGGCCTCCTGAGCCTTCTTGCTCTGCTCGAACCGGTACTTGCCGTGATCCATGATCCGGCAGACCGGCGGTGTGGCAGCGGCAGCGATCTCCACCAGATCCAGCCCCTCCTCCTCGGCCAGAGCCAAGGCCTGCCGGCTGGAGACCACCCCGATCTGTTTGCCATCGGAGCCGATCAGACGGACCTCCGGAGCGTTGATCATATGGTTGACCCGGACCCTGACCTCCTGCGTTGGCCTCTGCGGCAGCTTCTTACCTTTGATACCCTACCTCCTGTAACGACCGAATGATCCCCAACCACCGGCGCCAATGCGCCAGCCGCTCCGATACCTAAAGCCCCCAGGCGCAACGACCGCCCTAGAAGCCCCGGGCGCGGCGGCTCTCCTCCCCCACCAGCTCCAGGAAGGCGGCAGGGGTCATGGCCGGCAGGTTCTGGCCGTCCCGCAGCCGCACGGTCAAGGTGCCGTCAGCCTTCTCCTTGTCGCCGATCACCACCATGTAGGGCACCTTGCCCAACTGGGCCTCCCGGATTTTGTAGCCGAGCTTCTCGTTGCGCAGATCCAGCTCCACCCGGCAGCCGGCCAGCTGCAGCTGGCGATGCACGGCCTGGGCATAGTCCGCCTGCTCGTCGGTCACGGTGAGGAGCCGCGCTTGCACCGGGGCCAGCCAGACCGGAAAGGCGCCAGCATAGTGCTCGATGAGCACGCCGAAAAAACGCTCCAGGGAGCCCATCAAGGCCCGGTGCACCATGATCGGCCGGTGCTCCTGGCCATCCTCACCCGTGTAGCCGATATCAAAGCGCTCGGGCAGGTTGAAGTCCACCTGAATGGTCGAGCACTGCCAAGCGCGCCCCAGAACGTCCTTGATCTTGATGTCGATCTTGGGGCCGTAGAACACCCCTTCACCGGGGTCGATGGCATACGCCATACCCTTTTTCTCCAGGGCCAAGCGCAGAGCGTCGGTGGCCTGCTGCCAGTGCTCGTCGCTGCCCACGTACTTCTCGGGCCGGGTGGACAGGTAGATGTCGTACTGGTCAAAACCGAAGGTGGACAGCACCTGGAGGTTGAGGTCCAGGATGTTGAAAATCTCGTCCTCCAACTGGTCCGGCCGGCAGAAGATGTGGGCGTCGTCCTGGGTGAAGCCCCGCACCCGCATGAGGCCGTGCAGCACCCCGGTGCGCTCGTAACGGTAGACCGTGCCCAGCTCGCACCAGCGGATCGGCAGCTCCCGGTAGCTGCGCCGCCGTACCTTGTAGATGGCGATATGGAAGGGGCAGTTCATGGGCTTGAGCTGGTAGGGCACCTCATCGATGGCCATCGGCGCGTACATGTTCTCGCTGTAGAAGTCGAGATGGCCGCTGCGCCGCCACAGGTCCAGGCGGGCGATATGGGGTGTGTAGAGCAGCTCGTAGCCGTGCCGGTTGTGCATCTCCTTCCAGTGGTCTTCGATCAGCCGGCGCACCAGGGCGCCTTTGGGCTGCCAGAGGATGAGCCCCGGGCCCACGCCATCCTGGATGGCGAACAGCTCCAGATCCTTGCCCAACCGGCGGTGATCCCGGCGCTTGGCCTCCTCCAGGGCTGCCAGATGGGCCTTCAGGGCCTTCTCCTCGAAGAAGGCAGTGCCATAGAGGCGCTGCAGCATGGGCCGCGTCTCGTCGCCGCGCCAGTAAGCCCCAGCCACCTGCGTCAGCTTGAAGGCCCGGATCCAGCCGCTGTGGGGAATATGCGGCCCCCGGCACAGGTCCAGGAAGCTGCCCTGACGGTAGACCGAGACGATCGGCTCGGTCAGCTCCTCCAGCAGCTCCACCTTGTACGGCTCATCAAGCTCCCGGAAGAGGGCGATGGCCGCGGCACGATCCATCTCCTCCCGGACAAAGGGCAGCGCCTGGGCAATGAGCTCCCGCATCCGAGCCTCAATGGCCTCGAAATCCTCGGGCGTAAACGGCTCGGCGCGGTCGAAATCGTAATAGAAGCCGTTGTCGATGGCTGGCCCGATCGCCACCTTTACCCCGGGCCCGAACAGCTCCCGCACCGCGGCCGCCATGATATGGGCGGTGCTGTGGCGGAGGATCGCCAGGGACTCCGGGGCGTCCTCGGCAAGAGACGTCAGGACCGTGTCCACCGCCAGCGGTCGGCTCAGGTCCAGAAGCTGGCCGTCGGCAGTGCGCGCTGCCAGGGCTCTTTTGGCCTGCTTCTTGGACAGCAGCTCGGCCAGGGCGCCCGCCACGGTGGTGCCGGCATCGACCTCTTTGGCCTGACCGTCCGGCAGCGATACAGTGATCACGCTCATGCCCGCCCCACAGGAAAAAGGAAGCTCCGCAACGACGGCGGATCGTTGCGAAGCCGAGCAGCCAGCACAAACACCGATGTCAACAACCGACGGAAACAGGAATGGTAGGCGCGGGCGGGATTGAACCG contains:
- the pheS gene encoding phenylalanine--tRNA ligase subunit alpha yields the protein MEAGLAALRIQAREAIAAATGPEAVEEARIRFLGRKGLLTAALRELGKAPAAERPRLGQLANTIKAELEGLLAERLTMASTAPAPVSTGPLLDRSLPGRGMPLGRRHPVSQVLEEVCSIFTDLGFSVAEGPDVELDFYNFEALNIPPHHPARDMHDTFYLGEGVLLRTHTSPMQIRAMQARRPPLRMIAPGKVYRCDSDITHTPMFHQVEGFLVDRRVSFGDLKGLLSLFCQRMFAPDIALRFRPSFFPFTEPSVEVDIACVICGGKGCRVCKTTGWLEILGAGLIDPEVFRMVGYDPEEVSGLAFGLGIERIAMLRYGIDDIRLFYENDLRFLTQF
- the rplT gene encoding 50S ribosomal protein L20, giving the protein MPRVKRGFKARQRRNKVLKLAKGYRGGRSRLYRTATETVDRALVYAYRDRRQRKRDFRRLWIVRIGAGAALHGLSYSRFMGGLKKANVELDRKVLAHLALVDPASFGQLAQLASQSFAS
- the rpmI gene encoding 50S ribosomal protein L35 — its product is MPKMKTNRGAAKRFRPTGGGQMMASKANHSHILTKKTTKRKRGLRKAEVVDDANRRGLKRLLPYV
- the infC gene encoding translation initiation factor IF-3, whose translation is MKGKKLPQRPTQEVRVRVNHMINAPEVRLIGSDGKQIGVVSSRQALALAEEEGLDLVEIAAAATPPVCRIMDHGKYRFEQSKKAQEAKKKQTVVEVKEIKFRPKTEEHDLAFKIRNIRKFLEQKNKVKVTLRFRGREIAYADQYGMQLLTKVGEAIADVGVVVQPPKMEGRQMAMFLGPKH
- the thrS gene encoding threonine--tRNA ligase; this encodes MSVITVSLPDGQAKEVDAGTTVAGALAELLSKKQAKRALAARTADGQLLDLSRPLAVDTVLTSLAEDAPESLAILRHSTAHIMAAAVRELFGPGVKVAIGPAIDNGFYYDFDRAEPFTPEDFEAIEARMRELIAQALPFVREEMDRAAAIALFRELDEPYKVELLEELTEPIVSVYRQGSFLDLCRGPHIPHSGWIRAFKLTQVAGAYWRGDETRPMLQRLYGTAFFEEKALKAHLAALEEAKRRDHRRLGKDLELFAIQDGVGPGLILWQPKGALVRRLIEDHWKEMHNRHGYELLYTPHIARLDLWRRSGHLDFYSENMYAPMAIDEVPYQLKPMNCPFHIAIYKVRRRSYRELPIRWCELGTVYRYERTGVLHGLMRVRGFTQDDAHIFCRPDQLEDEIFNILDLNLQVLSTFGFDQYDIYLSTRPEKYVGSDEHWQQATDALRLALEKKGMAYAIDPGEGVFYGPKIDIKIKDVLGRAWQCSTIQVDFNLPERFDIGYTGEDGQEHRPIMVHRALMGSLERFFGVLIEHYAGAFPVWLAPVQARLLTVTDEQADYAQAVHRQLQLAGCRVELDLRNEKLGYKIREAQLGKVPYMVVIGDKEKADGTLTVRLRDGQNLPAMTPAAFLELVGEESRRARGF